In Bradyrhizobium manausense, the sequence AGCCACCAAGACCAAGCGCAAGAAGCCGCTGCCGGCCGGGCTGGACTTGCGCGCCGTCGACCTCGCGATGCCGCTGCAGGATGCGCGCATCATCCGCAAGCTGCTCTATGTGCCGCCGTCGATGCGCGCGATCGACCTGCTGGCGCAGATGCAGGCCACACGGATTCATCTCGCCCTGGTCGTCGACGAATATGGCGGCAGCGACGGGCTGGTTTCGCTCGAAGATATCGTCGAGCAGATCGTCGGCGAGATCGACGACGAGCATGACAGCGACGAGCCGCCGTCGATCGTGCGGCTGCCCGACAACGCCTTCATTGCCGACGCGCGCGCCAGCCTCGACGATGTGCGCAATGTCATCGGCGAGGACTTCGTCACCGGCGAAGCCGGCGAGGAAGTGGAGACGCTGGGCGGCTATCTCGTCAGTCACGTCGGTCGCCTGCCGGTCCGCGGCGAGGTCATCTCGGGTCCCGGCAATTACGAGGTCGAGGTGCTCGATGCCGATCCGCGCCGCGTCAAGCGGCTGCGCATCTCGACGCGGAAGGAACGCCCTGCGCCGCGCACCCAGCGCGAGAGAAGCCGCCGCGAGGCAACGCCCGAGAGCGGTCAGCCGCCGGCCGGCGACACGCCGACACCGCCGCCTGCCGACGGGACCGGCCCGCAGTGACCGCATTTCAGCGACTTCGGCAGATTGCACTTGCGATCATCCTGACCTGGGGATGGAAGCGCGCGGTGCTTGCGATGGTGTGCGGTGCATTCTCCGTGCTGGCGCTGGCTCCGTTCAATGTCTTTCCGGTGCTGTTCATCACCTTCCCGGTGCTGGTCTGGCTGATCGACGGCGCAGGCGCCGGACGACATGGCGGCGTGCCCGCGGCGGCGCTGACCGGCTTCTGGTTCGGACTCGGCTACTTCGTTCCCGGCCTCTACTGGATCGGGAAAGCCTTCTTCGTCGATGCCGACGTATTCGCCTGGCTGACGCCTTTCGCCGTGCTGGGCCTGCCGGCCTATCTCTCCATTTTCACCGCGATCGGTTTCGCGCTGGCCCGTCTGCTCTGGACCAAGGATGCCACCCGCATTCTCGCGCTCGCAGCGAGCCTCACGGTGAGCGAGTGGTTGCGCGGACATGTGCTCACGGGCTTTCCCTGGAACGCATTCGGCTATGCTTTGTCGGAGCCGCTGGCGCTGGCGCAGACCGCCTCGCTGATCGGCCAGTGGGGCATGACCTTCCTCAC encodes:
- a CDS encoding hemolysin family protein — translated: MPDSEPTHDNPRNTANLPAVVTSGEVLRPTADGWLLRAIRTLFGWKAGSVRDDLQVVLDATTPGDTGFSAVERTMLRNILGLHERRIADVMVHRADIIAVKRDIPLGELMDRFESAGHSRLVVYNETLDDPVGIVHIRDLLAFMTARARVTEATKTKRKKPLPAGLDLRAVDLAMPLQDARIIRKLLYVPPSMRAIDLLAQMQATRIHLALVVDEYGGSDGLVSLEDIVEQIVGEIDDEHDSDEPPSIVRLPDNAFIADARASLDDVRNVIGEDFVTGEAGEEVETLGGYLVSHVGRLPVRGEVISGPGNYEVEVLDADPRRVKRLRISTRKERPAPRTQRERSRREATPESGQPPAGDTPTPPPADGTGPQ